A DNA window from Paenibacillus sp. HWE-109 contains the following coding sequences:
- a CDS encoding IDEAL domain-containing protein, translating into MGKMNVSNNALLALFAEMVWDNAIRKYKEENLYKEIDRALAKGDQTKFLALTSELKSLQSSG; encoded by the coding sequence ATGGGAAAAATGAATGTATCTAACAACGCGCTGCTGGCACTTTTCGCGGAAATGGTTTGGGATAATGCCATTCGCAAATATAAAGAAGAAAATCTTTATAAAGAGATTGATCGCGCTTTGGCCAAAGGAGATCAAACGAAGTTTCTTGCACTTACATCAGAACTCAAAAGCTTACAATCATCCGGATAG
- a CDS encoding anti-sigma factor family protein: MKCSEIQELFGVYWDLPNNDLRRAAVDAHIATCTECAEEFQIWEESTMLIRTATIESDLSDYEPMVSSKVMSRIYEDESWRMPVSERIYAISYKLRRNLTAVIAFCLALFVFSFLFAVVYDGTPQSSIAAADNSLFDMQAPQALKSTTTESMNGHKMGDAVASLNPSFMEPLRFHVGPIHSYPHYLLVVSLLGLIATIIIMNWLSRTKA; encoded by the coding sequence ATGAAGTGTAGTGAAATCCAGGAGTTGTTTGGAGTCTATTGGGATCTGCCGAATAATGACCTGAGAAGGGCCGCGGTAGATGCGCATATAGCGACCTGTACCGAATGTGCGGAAGAATTTCAAATATGGGAAGAAAGTACTATGCTCATACGCACAGCTACGATTGAAAGTGATTTGTCTGACTACGAACCGATGGTATCGAGTAAGGTAATGAGTCGCATATATGAAGATGAATCGTGGCGCATGCCGGTTTCAGAGCGTATCTATGCGATATCATATAAGCTGCGTAGAAATCTTACGGCAGTCATTGCCTTTTGCTTAGCTTTGTTTGTATTTAGCTTCCTGTTTGCTGTCGTGTATGATGGAACACCACAGTCTTCCATCGCTGCGGCAGATAATTCGCTATTTGATATGCAAGCGCCCCAAGCTTTGAAATCGACGACTACGGAATCGATGAATGGCCATAAGATGGGTGATGCCGTAGCAAGTCTGAATCCCAGCTTTATGGAGCCTTTGCGCTTTCATGTAGGTCCCATTCATTCCTACCCGCACTATTTGCTAGTAGTTTCGCTGTTAGGATTGATTGCGACCATTATTATTATGAATTGGTTGTCACGAACGAAAGCATAA
- a CDS encoding LCP family protein — protein sequence MKLTKGSSRKRKWITAGVIASLLVAVSLAVYAAFLTNKINQTLDHIAAPETSTIPSFNVNAQPLSKEMAMVQKPLTFLLTAVDEREGSEGSLNTDVMMLVRVDPQTHQGTVVSIPRDLEIEAQKSGLDDSHKANYFYAYYYNKDKTTALRETKQLYSRVYDIPIDYMAVINFDGFRKLIDQFGGMKVNVDMDMRYEDESDGTNIHLNKGEQLLNGKQVLDFIRYRKSNLGTAESSDTVRNQREQFVLNGLLDKLTSLNGITAWGGVLDIVGSSIKTDIPADELRTMTKSYRELKPATVQYIHLEGEWESPYLVVKEQDLNEALNALRGQSALSIDSQVRTD from the coding sequence ATGAAACTAACAAAGGGAAGTTCCAGAAAAAGAAAATGGATAACCGCTGGTGTAATTGCAAGCTTACTGGTTGCAGTTTCTTTAGCTGTGTATGCTGCATTTTTGACTAATAAAATCAATCAAACCCTTGATCATATCGCAGCGCCCGAAACATCAACTATACCTAGCTTCAATGTGAATGCCCAACCTCTGAGCAAGGAGATGGCTATGGTTCAAAAGCCGCTGACATTTCTGCTTACAGCAGTTGATGAACGTGAAGGAAGCGAAGGTTCGCTGAATACGGACGTGATGATGCTCGTTCGTGTCGATCCTCAGACTCATCAAGGAACCGTTGTCTCCATCCCGCGGGATTTGGAGATCGAAGCGCAAAAGTCGGGGCTTGACGATTCACACAAGGCGAACTATTTTTATGCTTATTATTACAATAAAGATAAGACGACAGCACTCAGAGAGACGAAACAATTATACAGCCGTGTTTATGATATTCCGATCGATTATATGGCAGTCATTAATTTCGATGGCTTTCGCAAACTGATTGATCAATTCGGCGGCATGAAGGTAAATGTGGATATGGATATGCGATACGAAGATGAGAGTGACGGTACGAATATACATTTGAACAAAGGTGAACAACTGCTGAATGGCAAACAAGTTCTGGATTTCATCCGGTATCGCAAATCGAATTTAGGGACTGCCGAGTCCTCGGACACCGTTAGAAATCAAAGAGAACAGTTCGTTCTTAATGGATTGCTTGATAAATTAACCTCATTGAACGGAATAACAGCTTGGGGCGGTGTTCTCGATATTGTTGGCAGCTCGATCAAAACGGATATTCCTGCTGACGAGCTGCGGACAATGACCAAATCGTACCGTGAGTTAAAGCCGGCAACGGTGCAATACATCCATCTCGAAGGCGAGTGGGAGAGTCCGTATT
- a CDS encoding histidine phosphatase family protein has protein sequence MTTIGFIRHGSTEWNRLGKLQGQLDTDLTDEGQEQARLLGVRLAQEAWDGIISSDLTRARETGEIVSKLSGIPFLRTDKRLRERRYGQAEGTTVAEREERWGPDWKLQELGQESDDDLWARWSELEAELLKDYPDKNILLISHGGFIVQVLRVLRMDSEDYLQNTSLTILLRRETGWDLQLYNCLNHLQSVTE, from the coding sequence ATGACAACGATTGGATTTATTCGGCATGGCAGTACAGAATGGAATCGTCTGGGCAAGCTGCAAGGACAGCTGGACACCGATTTAACCGATGAAGGGCAAGAACAAGCCAGGTTGTTAGGCGTACGTTTAGCGCAGGAAGCCTGGGACGGAATCATCAGCAGTGACTTGACACGGGCAAGAGAAACCGGCGAAATTGTCTCCAAGCTCTCGGGCATCCCATTCCTAAGGACGGATAAGCGTCTAAGAGAACGTAGATATGGCCAGGCTGAAGGAACTACTGTCGCAGAGCGAGAAGAGCGCTGGGGACCAGATTGGAAGCTTCAGGAACTAGGTCAAGAGTCCGATGATGATTTGTGGGCGAGATGGTCAGAACTAGAAGCAGAATTGCTGAAGGACTATCCGGATAAGAACATCTTGCTTATTTCACATGGCGGGTTTATCGTTCAGGTTCTGAGAGTATTACGAATGGATAGTGAGGATTATCTCCAGAATACATCGCTTACGATTCTCTTGAGACGGGAAACGGGCTGGGACTTACAGCTGTACAACTGTCTGAATCATCTGCAATCTGTTACGGAATAA